In Stieleria varia, one genomic interval encodes:
- a CDS encoding DUF1552 domain-containing protein, which translates to MKRSNVPTSNVRRRQLLGGFGVAMGLPLLESMVPRRASAAASESESGIPRRMLVAHFGTGMNLHEFFPDQTGESCELKRITKPLQDFRKRMTILSGMQLEHGGGHTGDYTFLTGTKGWSSSGIEGGISADQVVAKQIGGATRFPSMQFSIDRGTNFGNQGLATLSWSENGIPLAAENDPYVLFGRMFQSDDPAAAKMRDAQFRRRGSILDLVTEQAKSMERGVSNDDKRKLDEYFTSVAEIEHQLKRDIDWSTKPKPQPELAGIGDYSVSLTPDSREFDYDRYQKLMYDLVVLAFKTDSTRVITYNVRQELRGGVFPVHGVSKGFHALTHHNNDPKNLDELAKVDEINMRYWRGLLERLDSVPQADGRSLLDHTVLAFSSSAGMDHSRDRLPTIVFGGEALGIKHKTHLRLPEKTPLAGLWHTMAHAMGAQVDQMQDSHGVISELLS; encoded by the coding sequence ATGAAACGATCTAACGTACCAACCTCCAACGTACGTCGGCGTCAGTTACTGGGCGGTTTCGGTGTCGCCATGGGATTGCCGCTGCTGGAGTCGATGGTGCCTCGGCGGGCATCCGCCGCCGCCTCCGAATCGGAAAGTGGCATCCCGCGTCGAATGCTGGTCGCTCACTTTGGAACCGGAATGAACCTTCACGAGTTCTTTCCCGATCAGACCGGCGAATCGTGCGAGCTGAAACGGATCACAAAACCGTTGCAGGATTTTCGCAAACGAATGACGATCCTCTCCGGTATGCAACTGGAGCACGGTGGAGGCCACACCGGCGACTACACGTTCCTGACCGGCACGAAAGGATGGAGCAGTTCCGGTATAGAAGGTGGAATCTCGGCTGATCAAGTGGTCGCAAAACAGATCGGCGGCGCAACAAGATTTCCGTCCATGCAGTTTTCGATTGATCGTGGCACGAACTTTGGCAACCAAGGTCTTGCGACATTGTCATGGAGCGAGAACGGGATCCCCCTCGCCGCCGAAAACGATCCCTACGTTCTATTCGGGCGAATGTTCCAATCAGATGACCCGGCCGCGGCCAAGATGCGGGATGCGCAGTTCCGTCGCCGCGGCAGCATCTTGGACTTGGTGACCGAGCAGGCCAAGTCGATGGAGCGTGGCGTCAGCAACGATGACAAACGCAAGCTCGACGAGTATTTCACGTCTGTCGCAGAAATCGAACACCAGCTCAAACGCGATATCGATTGGTCGACCAAACCAAAGCCACAGCCCGAACTCGCAGGAATCGGCGATTACTCCGTTTCCCTGACACCCGACTCGCGAGAGTTCGACTACGACCGTTACCAAAAACTGATGTATGACCTAGTCGTATTGGCGTTCAAGACCGATTCGACTCGCGTGATCACGTACAACGTTCGCCAAGAACTCAGGGGCGGTGTTTTCCCGGTGCACGGGGTATCAAAGGGTTTCCACGCACTGACGCACCACAACAACGATCCCAAGAACTTGGACGAACTTGCCAAGGTCGATGAGATTAACATGCGGTATTGGCGAGGATTATTGGAACGTCTCGACTCGGTGCCGCAGGCCGATGGTCGCAGTCTGCTGGATCATACCGTGCTCGCTTTTTCAAGCAGCGCGGGCATGGATCACTCTCGAGATCGGCTGCCAACCATCGTCTTTGGCGGTGAAGCGTTGGGGATCAAACACAAGACCCATCTACGGCTGCCAGAGAAAACTCCGTTGGCCGGTCTGTGGCACACGATGGCCCATGCGATGGGAGCCCAAGTCGATCAAATGCAGGACAGCCATGGTGTCATCAGTGAATTGCTCTCGTAG
- a CDS encoding SUMF1/EgtB/PvdO family nonheme iron enzyme: MIQPNQFVMGGSDSRAFAKDHSDFNSAGDDQPSHPVILTRPFYMATTEVTVGQFKRFVQATGYETQAQSSGNGIVGWMPIDGDRPERPKQSFAQAAEFDWLSPGFPQTDDCPVVGVSYNDAMAYCEWISQQENAEYRLPTEAEWECVCRAGTDTLFSFGDDYPGQIHRHANLGNAELEKSFPGRVTQQWLVDTESDPGDGQVFTAPVGNYTANAWGLHDLHGNVWEWCQDNYLDTFYTQFKSNGYRSVQPRAIDPVCTERWQQDGDWRVIRGGSWFVSPIQCQSSMRGYFEASDAACYVGFRVVRQASEAARGAAEQRHAASVAADEQLRSIARATVEAHQGVIRYEIDCDAFGSDAQERIGDLMHPVEFDIRPPGKITTEMIESVCRAQKLAGIIIRSGGDDITSQTFAPLANHPGLRWIQITGTVDLDDTLLDHFRNADQIESLHLQGEGITNAGLEKLPPLKTLREVILASTACTGEFLRHHVGSPLTQLHIQRLTDSAARTLTQFPEMRQLHVSSPLISPSGLQDIASLRLLNQLSLRDISTLSDSDFATLGRLRQLERLELFETKAGDQTVAACNGLNQLRTLVIDGDALTDNGLQTIADIPSLHELYIRGNSQITDQGLQSLWRLPNLRQLELRGTAITGTGLAALCELPKLRDLQIDGDGLSDAGRQVVTQLQESCPELRIRTR; encoded by the coding sequence TTGATCCAGCCCAACCAGTTTGTGATGGGGGGCAGTGATTCGCGTGCGTTCGCCAAGGACCACTCGGATTTCAATAGCGCCGGTGACGACCAGCCCAGCCATCCCGTCATACTGACACGTCCTTTTTACATGGCGACCACAGAAGTCACCGTGGGACAATTCAAACGATTTGTGCAGGCAACCGGATACGAAACTCAAGCTCAATCCAGCGGCAACGGGATCGTCGGCTGGATGCCGATCGATGGCGATCGACCCGAACGCCCCAAACAATCCTTCGCGCAGGCCGCCGAGTTCGATTGGCTCTCCCCTGGGTTTCCACAGACCGATGACTGTCCCGTGGTGGGCGTCTCCTACAACGACGCAATGGCGTATTGCGAATGGATCAGTCAGCAAGAAAACGCCGAGTACCGATTGCCGACTGAAGCCGAATGGGAATGCGTGTGCCGCGCGGGCACCGACACGTTGTTCTCGTTCGGCGATGATTACCCTGGTCAAATTCACCGACACGCGAATCTCGGAAACGCGGAGCTGGAAAAATCGTTTCCGGGACGTGTCACTCAGCAGTGGTTGGTCGACACGGAAAGCGATCCCGGCGACGGTCAAGTGTTCACGGCACCCGTGGGTAACTACACCGCAAACGCTTGGGGCCTGCACGATTTGCACGGAAACGTTTGGGAGTGGTGCCAAGACAATTATCTGGACACCTTCTACACGCAGTTCAAATCGAACGGCTATCGTAGTGTCCAACCGCGCGCAATCGATCCCGTGTGTACCGAGCGTTGGCAGCAGGATGGTGACTGGCGAGTGATACGGGGAGGCAGTTGGTTTGTCTCACCAATTCAATGCCAAAGCTCCATGCGAGGTTACTTCGAAGCCAGTGATGCGGCTTGCTATGTCGGATTTCGAGTGGTTCGCCAAGCCAGTGAGGCTGCGCGAGGGGCCGCAGAGCAGCGACACGCCGCATCGGTTGCCGCCGATGAACAACTACGCTCGATTGCACGTGCGACCGTGGAAGCCCACCAAGGTGTGATTCGCTACGAAATCGATTGCGACGCGTTCGGCAGCGACGCTCAAGAACGTATCGGCGATTTGATGCACCCGGTGGAGTTTGACATACGACCGCCAGGCAAGATCACGACGGAGATGATCGAATCCGTCTGCCGAGCACAGAAACTCGCCGGAATCATCATCCGATCCGGAGGTGATGACATCACTTCACAAACGTTTGCCCCCTTGGCAAATCATCCTGGTTTGCGTTGGATTCAGATCACCGGCACCGTCGACCTGGACGACACGCTGCTGGATCACTTTCGCAACGCGGATCAGATCGAGTCCCTGCACTTGCAAGGCGAGGGGATCACGAACGCCGGGCTTGAGAAGCTACCTCCGTTGAAAACGCTTCGCGAAGTGATCTTGGCCTCGACCGCATGCACCGGAGAGTTCTTGCGTCACCACGTCGGTTCGCCGCTGACTCAATTGCACATCCAAAGATTGACGGACTCGGCGGCGCGGACGCTCACACAGTTTCCTGAGATGCGTCAGTTGCACGTTTCATCACCCTTGATCTCACCCAGTGGGCTGCAGGACATCGCGTCACTTCGCCTGCTCAACCAACTGTCGCTCAGGGACATTTCAACGCTTTCAGATTCCGATTTCGCGACGCTCGGTCGGCTTCGCCAACTCGAACGCTTGGAGCTATTCGAAACCAAGGCAGGTGATCAGACGGTCGCTGCGTGCAACGGGTTGAACCAATTGCGAACACTTGTGATCGATGGCGATGCATTGACCGACAATGGGCTCCAAACGATTGCCGACATCCCTTCGCTCCATGAGCTGTACATTCGCGGCAATTCGCAGATCACCGATCAAGGACTCCAAAGCCTCTGGCGTCTACCTAATTTGCGTCAACTGGAACTGCGCGGCACCGCGATCACCGGAACAGGACTCGCCGCCCTTTGCGAACTCCCCAAACTGCGTGACCTGCAAATCGACGGTGACGGACTCTCTGACGCCGGGCGTCAGGTTGTGACGCAACTACAAGAATCTTGTCCAGAATTGCGAATCAGGACTCGCTGA